Proteins found in one Crassostrea angulata isolate pt1a10 chromosome 3, ASM2561291v2, whole genome shotgun sequence genomic segment:
- the LOC128178304 gene encoding kin of IRRE-like protein 2 isoform X1, whose translation MLRERMELTQRWSFVILSFSCLILMTPISGYINAPSFHETEPNVTVHSGELAILRCTIENLGPKTVSWRKLGPNYLLTIGDMVYMSSHKIDIQHKRDWKGLNHWNLIIKRVAPDDAGLYECQVSSAQQLVYYVQLNVLDSPPEPSAGTIHYISGAFLVMTANTGLTLEGRNIVNFNEPINLTCLVRGENRAPEDVDWFFNGIKIVSGSSRWRNRVYITRERETYKKEFKSQLLIDNSNFSDTGVFVCRASADLVKSIAVSVLEAPSLKPKKNRDVTGNKIHGKFISDEKNSSKMLHGFSLQLTFIIQLIIQTWSR comes from the exons GTTACATCAATGCTCCATCATTCCACGAGACAGAACCTAACGTCACAGTCCATTCTGGAGAACTAGCGATACTAAGGTGTACTATTGAAAACCTGGGACCAAAAACA GTATCATGGCGTAAACTTGGTCCCAACTATCTGTTGACGATTGGTGATATGGTGTACATGTCCAGTCATAAGATTGACATCCAGCATAAGAGGGACTGGAAGGGCCTGAACCACTGGAACCTGATCATTAAGCGGGTGGCGCCGGATGACGCCGGGTTGTACGAGTGTCAGGTGTCGTCTGCTCAGCAACTGGTCTACTACGTGCAGCTAAACGTTCTCG attcgCCCCCTGAGCCCTCCGCAGGTACGATACATTACATTTCTGGCGCGTTTTTGGTAATGACCGCCAACACAG GTTTGACACTTGAAGGTAGAAACATAGTGAACTTCAATGAACCAATTAACCTGACCTGTCTTGTAAGGGGAGAGAACCGCGCACCGGAGGATGTTGATTGGTTTTTTAATGGCATCAAAATAGTCTCTGGCAGCAGTCGTTGGCGCAATAGAGTCTATATCACAAGAGAACGAGAGACCTATAAAAAGGAGTTCAAAAGCCAACTTCTGATTGACAACAGTAACTTCAGCGACACAGGTGTGTTCGTGTGTCGGGCGAGCGCCGACCTCGTGAAAAGCATCGCTGTCAGTGTTCTTGAGG CCCCATCTCTCAAGCCAAAGAAGAACAGAGATGTAACGGGAAATAAAA TACACGGGAAGTTCATATCAGATGAGAAAAATTCCAGCAAAATGCTGCACGGATTTAGTCTTCAATTGActtttataattcaattaatAATACAAACTTGGAGTAGATGA
- the LOC128178304 gene encoding kin of IRRE-like protein 2 isoform X2: MLRERMELTQRWSFVILSFSCLILMTPISGYINAPSFHETEPNVTVHSGELAILRCTIENLGPKTVSWRKLGPNYLLTIGDMVYMSSHKIDIQHKRDWKGLNHWNLIIKRVAPDDAGLYECQVSSAQQLVYYVQLNVLDSPPEPSAGLTLEGRNIVNFNEPINLTCLVRGENRAPEDVDWFFNGIKIVSGSSRWRNRVYITRERETYKKEFKSQLLIDNSNFSDTGVFVCRASADLVKSIAVSVLEAPSLKPKKNRDVTGNKIHGKFISDEKNSSKMLHGFSLQLTFIIQLIIQTWSR, from the exons GTTACATCAATGCTCCATCATTCCACGAGACAGAACCTAACGTCACAGTCCATTCTGGAGAACTAGCGATACTAAGGTGTACTATTGAAAACCTGGGACCAAAAACA GTATCATGGCGTAAACTTGGTCCCAACTATCTGTTGACGATTGGTGATATGGTGTACATGTCCAGTCATAAGATTGACATCCAGCATAAGAGGGACTGGAAGGGCCTGAACCACTGGAACCTGATCATTAAGCGGGTGGCGCCGGATGACGCCGGGTTGTACGAGTGTCAGGTGTCGTCTGCTCAGCAACTGGTCTACTACGTGCAGCTAAACGTTCTCG attcgCCCCCTGAGCCCTCCGCAG GTTTGACACTTGAAGGTAGAAACATAGTGAACTTCAATGAACCAATTAACCTGACCTGTCTTGTAAGGGGAGAGAACCGCGCACCGGAGGATGTTGATTGGTTTTTTAATGGCATCAAAATAGTCTCTGGCAGCAGTCGTTGGCGCAATAGAGTCTATATCACAAGAGAACGAGAGACCTATAAAAAGGAGTTCAAAAGCCAACTTCTGATTGACAACAGTAACTTCAGCGACACAGGTGTGTTCGTGTGTCGGGCGAGCGCCGACCTCGTGAAAAGCATCGCTGTCAGTGTTCTTGAGG CCCCATCTCTCAAGCCAAAGAAGAACAGAGATGTAACGGGAAATAAAA TACACGGGAAGTTCATATCAGATGAGAAAAATTCCAGCAAAATGCTGCACGGATTTAGTCTTCAATTGActtttataattcaattaatAATACAAACTTGGAGTAGATGA